From Actinomycetota bacterium, one genomic window encodes:
- the folP gene encoding dihydropteroate synthase encodes MRNRPFGPRTAVMGILNVTPDSFHDGGRYDRVDLAAAHAEQMVSEGADLIDVGGESTRPGAAEVSVQEEMRRVVPVVEAVSRLGPAVSIDTRKAEVAEAALDAGATIVNDVSAGAYDSGMLAMIARRGATVILMHMRGAPATMDSLTGYGDVFRDVATELSLRVRAATEAGVPSERILVDPGLGFAKTAEQSLQLLRRAEELRGLAAGVVVGPSRKRFVGHVTGEDRLEGTAAAVAWCAVRGVDVVRVHDVRMMRRVVDMISAISKSGEPAMVAEGAGV; translated from the coding sequence ATGCGCAACCGCCCGTTCGGTCCCCGCACGGCTGTCATGGGCATCCTCAACGTGACCCCGGACTCCTTCCATGACGGCGGCAGATACGACAGGGTGGACTTGGCGGCCGCCCACGCCGAGCAGATGGTTTCGGAGGGCGCCGACCTGATCGACGTCGGCGGCGAGTCCACCAGGCCGGGAGCGGCCGAGGTTAGCGTGCAGGAGGAGATGCGCAGGGTCGTGCCGGTGGTCGAGGCGGTGTCCAGGCTCGGACCGGCGGTGTCGATCGACACCCGCAAGGCAGAGGTGGCCGAGGCCGCGCTGGACGCGGGTGCGACCATCGTCAACGACGTGTCCGCCGGAGCCTACGACTCCGGGATGCTGGCGATGATCGCCCGGAGGGGCGCGACGGTGATCCTCATGCACATGCGCGGGGCGCCAGCGACGATGGACTCCCTCACCGGCTACGGGGACGTGTTCCGGGACGTGGCCACGGAGCTGTCCCTGCGAGTGAGGGCGGCAACCGAGGCGGGAGTCCCCAGCGAGCGGATCCTGGTCGACCCCGGGCTCGGATTCGCCAAGACCGCCGAGCAGTCGCTCCAGTTGCTCCGCCGGGCCGAAGAGCTCCGGGGGCTGGCCGCAGGCGTCGTGGTGGGACCGTCGCGCAAGAGGTTCGTCGGCCACGTCACCGGAGAGGACCGTCTCGAGGGAACCGCGGCCGCCGTCGCGTGGTGCGCCGTCCGGGGCGTCGACGTGGTCCGCGTGCATGACGTCCGCATGATGAGGCGCGTGGTCGACATGATCTCCGCCATTTCGAAAAGCGGCGAGCCGGCGATGGTCGCCGAGGGGGCCGGGGTT
- a CDS encoding biosynthetic peptidoglycan transglycosylase has translation MEEARPADEKAGRFRRAARAIGWRRAGIFAAVFLLAMLIPPVRRATANTASRVILFVASPLAPDISGFDTLPQTSTVMAKDGSEIGALGEEKRETVDLQRLPEHVERAVLAAEDASFYEHSGVDPSGVVRALFNNIRGGGTQGGSTITQQLAKLNYAGTERTLFRKLREVLYASKLERKYSKDELLQRYLNQVYFGQRSYGLAVAARTFFAASPEALTPAQAATLAGKIRSPERLNPYTKPDAV, from the coding sequence GTGGAAGAGGCACGGCCCGCGGACGAAAAGGCTGGCAGGTTCCGGCGCGCGGCTCGCGCCATCGGATGGCGTCGCGCAGGCATCTTCGCGGCCGTGTTCCTGCTGGCCATGCTCATCCCCCCCGTCCGGCGTGCTACCGCGAACACGGCCAGCCGGGTGATCCTGTTCGTCGCCTCGCCGCTGGCTCCCGACATCAGCGGCTTCGACACCCTCCCGCAGACCTCCACGGTGATGGCCAAGGACGGATCCGAGATCGGTGCCCTCGGGGAGGAGAAGAGGGAGACGGTCGACCTCCAGCGTCTGCCCGAACACGTGGAACGGGCCGTTCTGGCGGCCGAGGACGCGTCCTTCTACGAACACTCGGGAGTGGACCCGTCGGGAGTCGTCAGGGCGCTGTTCAACAACATCCGCGGAGGCGGGACGCAAGGCGGCAGCACCATCACCCAGCAACTGGCGAAGCTCAATTACGCGGGCACCGAGAGGACGCTTTTCCGAAAGCTCCGGGAGGTGCTATACGCGAGCAAGCTCGAGCGCAAGTACTCCAAGGACGAGCTGCTCCAGCGCTATCTGAACCAGGTCTACTTCGGACAGCGCTCGTACGGACTGGCCGTGGCCGCCAGGACGTTCTTCGCCGCCTCCCCGGAAGCGCTCACGCCCGCACAGGCGGCCACCCTGGCCGGCAAGATCCGGTCGCCGGAGAGACTCAACCCGTACACGAAGCCTGATGCCGT